Within Paenibacillus sp. RUD330, the genomic segment TGACCGCTGTCGAGTAGGAGAAGCGGTTGTCGATCAGGCCGGTCTGGTAGACGTAGTAATCGATTACGGTGCTCGCATCGGCGTTGAGCTGGTTGCGCAGCACGAGAATCTGGTCGAAGTTGGAGTTCAGGACGTTGCCGACCGCCAGGATGAACAGGATCGTGATCGTGCCCATGATGGATGGGAGCGTGATGTTGCGCATCTTCTGGAAGCGCCCCGCTCCGTCGATCGTCGCGGCCTCGTAAAGCTCGGGCGACACGCTGCTGATGGCCGCGAGATAGATGATCGCCGACCAGCCGAGCTCCTTCCAGATATCCGAGACGATGATGATGGACCAGAAATACTTCGGCTCGGCCAGATAAGTTATAGGTGAATCGATTACATTCAATGACAGCAAAATCTTGTTGATGACGCCGACATCGGACAGCCAGGTGGCGAGGATGCCTCCGAGGATGACCCAGCTCAGGAAGTGAGGCAGGTACGTGATCGTCTGCGTCCACTTCTTGAACAGGACGGACCGGACTTCATTCAGCAAGAGCGCAAATACGATCGGGAGCGGAAATCCGATGATCAGCTTGATCAAGCTGATGCCGAGCGTATTCTTGATGACGGTCAGCAGCATGTCGTCGTTCAGGAATTCCTTGAAGTTGTCGAGGCCGACCCAAGGCGCCATCGACATCGGGAAGATGATGTCGTATTCCTTGAACGCGATGATGATTCCGTACATCGGAATGTAGTTGAAAACGACCATCCAGGCGACGCCGAGCAGCGCCATGATCTGCAAATACCTCTGGCTGTACAGCCTTCTCAGCCACTTCTGCCCTCTCCCCATGTCTGCGGCGGTCCTTAAGGACGGGGATTTCACCTGAGCGTCTGACTTCATTGCCTTGCACCTCCGTTAACTGCCCTCATTGTAAGCGCTTCTAGAGGACAAAAACAGGTACCGGATTCTAGATAAGGTTACTATTTTTCAGGTGCGGCTTCGATCGGATTCCCAGCTCCTGCGTCGATTTCCCGCTCGGCTGGAGCGGTCTTCTTTCCGGCAGGATCCGAAAAAAGACATCATTTCGAAACATCTTGCCCATTGTGCATGTTTGCCCTATGGGCAATACTATGAGTAGGCTTTAGTTGTCAATCGGTAAATCCTTGGGAAAGAGAGGTGCGCGCTTAAACAGCAGAACCATGAACAAACTTACCTTGCGTGAACTGAAAAAAGAAGTCACCGCCCACGCGCTGGCCGAAGCGGCTTTCGAGCTTGCCGTGGAGCATGGGCTGGACGGCTTCGTCGTCGACGACATCGCGCGCCGCGCCGGCTACTCCAGAAGAACGTTCGCCAATTATTACACCTGCAAGGAGGAGGCGGTCGTCATGGCGGCCTTCGCCTTCAAGGAGAAGCAGGAGCCGATGGACCTGCTGGAGGCGCTGCCGGAAGGCGCTCACCCGCTGGACGTGCTGTACCGGCTCATGACGATGCGGCTGACGGCAACGCTGATCCGGAGATTGCGCACGCTCGTGGCGCTGTCCAAGCGCTCGCCTTCCCTGGAGCCTTATATCCTCAGCCTTCTGCGCCGCCTGCAGCTGGAGGCGCAGACGACCTTGAACGATATTTCCCGCGGGAGATATCCGGAGGGCTACTCCCATCTTCTCGCCGGGGCCCTGTACGGAGCCGTGCTGCCTCTCATCGACGGAAGCCTCGACGTCCTCCTGCCGGACGAGCCGGAGCCGGCCGATTCCGGAGCCGCAACGTTCGAGCATTACCTGGACACGGCTTTCAGCTACTTGCGCAACGGCTTTTAGTCCGCTTTTCCCCTCAACTCGTTCAATCAAAAAGGAGATCTGCTGCTTATGTCCACATTTCTTTATCGGGCGGGTAAATCCGCCTACGACAAGCCATGGCGGTTCATCCTGAGCTGGGTCGCGATTCTCGGCGTCGTCCTTGCCCTGCTCGGAATCAACGGCATCCACGTCACCTCCGAGATGAAGATCGAAGGCACGGAATCGCAGAAGGTGCTGGATCAGCTGCAAAAAGAGCTGCCGGAAGCCTCCGGCGGACAAGCCAGCGTCGTATTCACCGCTCCAAAAGGCGAACGCCTGGATACGGCGGAGCGTTCGGCCCTGATCCAAAAAGCCGTCGACGACGTGTATCACCTCGACTATGTCATCAATCCCGCCGAGCTGGCTGCGCAGGCGGCGGCAGCCGCCGCGGCGCAAGGCCAGGCCGGAGGCTCTCCCGAGGCTGGCGCCGCGGGCACGGCGGATGCCACGGGCGGACAAAGCCAGGCAGGAGACGCCGCCGCTTCCGGAGCGGCAGGCGGCGGGCATACGCAGAGCGCCGCGCCGTCCTATGGCCCGATGATGGTCGACGGCGCGCCGCTGCCCGGAGTCATGCTTTCCGCCGACGGCAGCGTAGCGATGCTCCAGTTCCAGTTCACCGTGCAGCAGACCTCGCTGCCCAAATCGGTGACGGACAGCGTCATCGCAGCCATCGACACCGTCGAGCAGAACGGCTCCGGCATCACCGCGCTGCCCAGCGACTCGCTGACGGGCAAGCCCGCCATCGGCTCCACGGAAGCCATCGGCGTAGCGGTCGCCGCCGTCGTCCTGCTGATGACGCTCGGCTCGGTCGTCGCCGCAGGACTGCCGCTGCTCTCCGCCCTGCTCGGGGTAGGAATCAGCGTCGGCGCGGCGTTCGCCTTCTCCAAGTTCATTCCGATGACCGACATCACGCCGGTGCTGGCGCTCATGGTCGGCCTGGCCGTCGGCATCGACTACTCGCTGTTCATCGTCAACCGCCAGCGGCGGATGATGCTCGATCAGGGCCTCAGCGCGCGCGAAGCGGCGAGCCGCTCCGTCGGCACGGCCGGCAGCGCGGTCTTCTTTGCCGGCTTGACCGTCATCATCGCCCTCTGCGGCATGCTCGTGATCGGCATCGCCTTCCTGTCCGCGATGGCGCTGGTCGCCGCTGCGACCGTCTTCGTCAACGTCCTGCTCTCCCTGACGCTGCTGCCTGCGCTGCTTGGCCTCATCGGCGAAAAGATCGTCTCGCCCAAGGCGCGGGCAAAAAACGCCGCTTCGTCGAAAAAAAGCCACGGCTTCGCACATCGCTGGGCCACAGGAGTCGTCAAGGCCCGTTGGCTCGTCGTGATCGGAGTCGTGGCCGTGCTCGGCGCTGCCGCGATTCCGGTCGCCAAGATGGAGATGGGCATTCCCTCCGGCGCGACCGCCAATCTCGACACTCCCGTCAGGCAGAGCTACGACGCCATCTCCGACGGCTTCGGCGAAGGCTACAACGGCCCGCTGCTCCTCGTCGCGGAGCCTGCCTCGGAATCCGGCGCCATTACGCCGGAGGGTCTCAACAAGCTGGTCCAAGGGCTTCAAGGCCAGGAGGGCGTCGCTCTCGTCTCGCCGATGGGCATCAACAAGACCGGCGACATCGGCATCATCAGCGTCATCCCGACCACGGGACCGACCGACGCGGCAACCCGGACTCTCGTCCAGGAGCTCCGCGCTCCCGACTCCGCCGTCGCCAAGGAGAACCATGTCACGATCGGCGTCACCGGCTTCACGGCCATCAACATCGACATGTCCTCCAAGCTGGCCGACGTATTCCCGACCTACATCCTCATCATCGTGATTCTGTCGGTGATCATTCTCCTGCTCGTGTTCCGTTCGATCATCGTTCCGATCAAGGCTACGGTCGGCTTCCTGCTCAGCGTGCTCGCCACGTTCGGCATCACCACCGCCGTCTACCAATGGGGCTGGCTCCATTCCATCTTCGGCTTCGACACGGGCGGTCCGCTGCTCAGCTTCATGCCGATCATGGTGACCGGCATCCTGTACGGCCTCGCGATGGACTATCAGGTGTTCCTCGTCAGCTCCATGCGGGAATCGTACGTCCACGGACATAAAGGAACGGACAGCGTCATTCACGGCTATGAGCAGTCCAGCCGCGTCGTCGTGGCGGCCGCCGTCATCATGGTGTCCGTATTCGCCGGCTTCATCTTCGCTCCGGATATCATGATCAAGCAGATCGGCTTCGCCCTCGCGGCAGGCATCCTGATCGACGCCTTCATCATCCGCATGACGCTCGTGCCCGCCGTCATGGCCATCTTCGGAGATGCGGCCTGGAAGCTTCCGAAGTGGCTCGACCGCATGCTGCCGAACCTCGACGTCGAGGGGGACAAGCTGATCGCCCAGCTCAACGCCAAGGAGCAGGCAGCGCATCACGGGACCGTTCAAGGCCAGGATCGCATTTAAGCCGCGAAAAAGACAAAGGCACCTTCTGTAAATAACCAAGGCCGATACTCCTGTGTCGGCCTTGGTTATTTAGGGGGTGCATTTTTTATGGGCTTAAACGATCAGGGCATGAAACGAAACCGCATCACCGGTCTCGGGACGCAAAAAAAAGCCTCCCGGCCGGGAGGCTCATGAGGCATAACCGGTTCGCGCCGGCTGCCGGATCAGGCAGGATGGCTACTTGCGGCTGCCATGCAGGTATTTTTCGGTCAGCACCGCGAGCAGCTCGATGCCGACTTCGTTGTGGCCGCCTTCCGGAATGATGATGTCGGCGTACTTCTTGGACGGCTCGATGAACGCTTCATGCATCGGCTTAACCGTATTGAGATACTGGTCGTGGATGGAGTGGATCGTGCGGCCCCGCTCCTCGATGTCGCGCAGCACGCGGCGCAGGATGCGGACATCCGGGTCGGTGTCGACGAACACCTTGATGTCCAGCAGCTCGCGCAGATGCTCGTCCGAGAGGACATGCAGCCCCTCGATGATGACGATATTGCTCGGCTTCAGCTCGACGGACTTGTCCGTGCGGCGCGCGTGGACCGTGAAGTCGTAGACGGGAGCCTGGGCGCTCAGCCCCTGCTTCAGCGTTTTGAGATTCTCGATGAGCAGCTCGTTGTCGAACGCGAAGGGATGATCGTAGTTGATCTTCTCCCGATCGCTCATGCTGAGTTCCGAGTGATCCTTATAATAGTTGTCCTGCGAGACGAATGTCACTTTGCCCGGTCCCATCCGGTCGATGACGGAGCGGGCGACGGTCGTCTTGCCCGAGCCGGTGCCGCCGGCGATTCCTATGATAAGCATAAAGCTTTGTTACCCCCCAAATTACATGCAATTCCTGTAGTTTAGCACAGCCGGGGGATTTTTTCACCCGTCTCAGTTTCATTCCGTGCTCCCACACGGGGAGCGACACAAGACCGATATTATTGACGATCACCCAAATGATATTTCAATCCACGCTCCCCACACGGGGAGCGACGTCATCTGGCTCCTGTCAGATGCCGTCTATGGCAAATTTCAATCCACGCTCCCCACACGGGGAGCGACGCTGTTCGTTACTCATGGGCTACCCCTCTCAAAAATTTCAATCCACGCTCCCCACACGGGGAGCGACTTCGCCTCTGGCTTTCTGCTGCCCAGAATCAAGATTTCAATCCACGCTCCCCACACGGGGAGCGACACATGGGCAATCGGCGTATACCCTTTTTCCTTTTATTTCAATCCACGCTCCCCACACGGGGAGCGACGTTTCGCTTCTGGACCTTGTAGCCGGTATCCTCTGCATTTCAATCCACGCTCCCCACACGGGGAGCGACTGTCGTTGTAGGCTGCGAGTTCGTCCTTCGGTAGATTTCAATCCACGCTCCCCACACGGGGAGCGACGGCATACTTTTGCCGTTTATGCGTCAAATGGTCATTTCAATCCACGCTCCCCACACGGGGAGCGACTGCCCCATTCCATGTGCTTTTCGATATTCCGGATATTTCAATCCACGCTCCCCACACGGGGAGCGACGCGCCTACGCGATATTCTGGAGCGCGACGTACCGGAATTTCAATCCACGCTCCCCACACGGGGAGCGACTGGACGAGTCAGGGCATCGGTACGGTCGTGTTTCTATTTCAATCCACGCTCCCCACACGGGGAGCGACCGGCACCCGCCGCACCATACCGTAAACTCGCGGATTTCAATCCACGCTCCCCACACGGGGAGCGACCGACTATACCGTTCAACAAGTGCTGAGCGACGATATTTCAATCCACGCTCCCCACACGGGGAGCGACCAGATTTCCGCGCGTTACAAACATTACCATTTTGATTTCAATCCACGCTCCCCACACGGGGAGCGACTGGACGAGTCAGGGCATCGGTACGGTCGTGTTTCTATTTCAATCCACGCTCCCCACACGGGGAGCGACGGATCGGTGCCGCCGCCAGGATCAGTACCGCCGCCAATTTCAATCCACGCTCCCCACACGGGGAGCGACGCTTGTCAATGAGTTTATCTAAGTCCCAATAGGTCTTATTTCAATCCACGCTCCCCACACGGGGAGCGACTTCTTTCCCTTCTTGCGCTTCGGTACTTTCTGATATTTCAATCCACGCTCCCCACACGGGGAGCGACGCGACGATTTCCCCGCGATGGTTCAACGTCTCCAATCTCAATCCACGCTCCCCACACGGGGAGCGACAATCTGGCCGCGCCTCGGTAAGTCTTGTGTTCCTATTTCAATCCACGCTCCCCACACGGGGAGCGACGCGCCAGCAGGGAGAGATCGAGCGCCTACAGCAAGATTTCAATCCACGCTCCCCACACGGGGAGCGACCGAAACATCCGTATCCTTCCAGAGCTTAATTGCGATTTCAATCCACGCTCCCCACACGGGGAGCGACTCCATCTACCAAGCTTTTGGACTGGGCCAAAGGTATTTCAATCCACGCTCCCCACACGGGGAGCGACCCGATCGGCTCCGGCTCTTGCTCTTGCGGATCCGATTTCAATCCACGCTCCCCACATGGGGAGCGACCGAGTGCTTCATCGGCTATGCGTAATGCATCGGCATTTCAATCCACGCTCCCCACACGGGGAGCGACCCGAGTGGTGTTATGCTCGGCTCTCTCCGCCTCTAATTTCAATCCACGCTCCCCACACGGGGAGCGACACTATCTGCGTATGAGCGAAACCTCTACCTCATATTTCAATCCACGCTCCCCACACGGGGAGCGACCATTGTCAATTTCATCTCTGTTCCTCCTTATGGATTTCAATCCACGCTCCCCACACGGGGAGCGACATCTGAGGTGGCAGAGATCAAGACCCGGCACCTTATTTCAATCCACGCTCCCCACACGGGGAGCGACAGACATTTTCAACCTGATCAACAACCTGGACTTCATTTCAATCCACGCTCCCCACACGGGGAGCGACGTGGGAAGCGACCATGTTGTACTCGACGGTGACTTTATTTCAATCCACGCTCCCCACACGGGGAGCGACAGGAGTTGCAAGCAGTCTATCTTTTCTCCAGGCAGATTTCAATCCACGCTCCCCACACGGGGAGCGACCCCGGCTGGCCGGCTTGTCCACAAGCCGGCGTAAATTTCAATCCACGCTCCCCACACGGGGAGCGACTCGCATCGGGTAGCTTGTCCCAGCTAACAACCTTTATTTCAATCCACGCTCCCCACACGGGGAGCGACGCGAAGTTGATTTCAAACGGGAACACCTTTTCGAATTTCAATCCACGCTCCCCACACGGGGAGCGACTGCTTGATCCGCTGGAAGACAGCAATTGCTTCCATTTCAATCCACGCTCCCCACACGGGGAGCGACTTCGCATCGGGTAGCTTGTCCCAGCTAACAACCTTTATTTCAATCCACGCTCCCCACACGGGGAGCGACCTGTTCCGTATGACCCCGAGCAATTTCACAATCAATTTCAATCCACGCTCCCCACACGGGGAGCGACGGAAGGCGCGATCAATGAGGTGCTGAGCGATGACATTTCAATCCACGCTCCCCACACGGGGAGCGACAGCAAAAATCACCTAAAACCATCTAATAAAGGTATGGAAAAAGTTCATTTCGCCTTAAAACAAATAAATACGGTATGCTCCGATACTTGACTACATTTCACTTATCCGAAAATAGATCGTTTTCGACAGTTTTCGAGGTGCGAATCCCCCAAGGTTTTTATGGGAGCTTCCCATTCGCACCAAAGTACTGCTCCTATAGAATTAGCGGACTATCCATATCGTAAGCAGGTTTTGCCCCGATATGCTCAACCTTTGTTTTGTATTTATCGCCTATATTGTAAAATCTCAAGCTGTCTGTTTCGGGGTCAATCAGCTCCTCCAGTTCAAACCGAAGGCGGCGAAATTGGGTCGAATCAACGATACACTCAAACACCGAGTTCTGCACCCGCTGTCCGTAATCCTGGCATTTTTTCGCTACCTGCGAAAGACGCCTGCGTCCATCACTGGTAATGGTACTTACGTCGTAGGTGATCAATACAAGCACTCCGTTGTCCTCCTCCTTTATTTCCAAAGCAAAGGCGGATACTCATCCAGATCCCCCCGAATCGTTCGAGCCAGCAGCAGCGCTTGCGCATAAGGCACCAATCCCCAGGAAATCGATTCGTTCAAATAAGGATGGACGATCTTCTCCTGCTTGCGCTCCTGCCAAGCCTTAAGCACCTTTTTACGGGTTTCGTCGTCCATGAGGACGGCTCCATTTTCTTTACGGGTAAACCCAGCTGCAGAGACGATCTTCTTGTTAATCAATGTCAATACAAAACGATCCGCATAGACGGAACGAAGCTCCTCCATTAAGTCGAGCGCCAATGAAGCCCTTCCCGGACGATCTCGGTGCATAAATCCGACGTAAGCATCCAGTCCTGCCGCCTCAAGGGCAGCCCTCATCTCATTCGCTAACAAAGAATAGGCAAAAGAAAGCAAAGCATTGACGTTATCGAGCGGCGGTCGCTTATTTCTTCCGTGAAAGAAAAAGTCCTCTTTTTGCTGCAAAATAAGCTGGTCAAATACCGAGTTATACTGCACCGCCGCCGAGCCTTCCAGTCCACGAAGCACTTCAAGATCCTCGACTCTCCGGACGAGTCCCATCGTTTCTATTAGAGAGGAGCTGACCCGCTTTAGCTTCTGGACATTCAACCGAAGGGAATGATCACGAGACGCTCGTTCCAACACCCATTTCATATTGTACAGCTTCCCCACGATCATATTGCGAGCCATCCATGCGCTTCGCCGCTCGTCGTCGGAAATGCGATATTGTTCCTTTCTCAACACGACATTTCCTTTCGACTCCCCAACTACGCGTGCCAGGAAACGACCGTTCCTTGTCATAAACGCCAAGTCGATCCCTCGCTCCGCACACGCTCCCATCAAAGCCGGACTAACCCCGGCATATCCAAATGTGCAGACCGCCTCCAGATTGTGAAGAGGATACCGTGCGAGCGGCTGATCATCCAGACGAATGACAATATTCTCTCCATCCTTGGACAGATAGGTATCCGGTGTCGTTACAAACAAGGTATTGAGCAGCTTCTTCATCGAACAGCCCCGCCTTCTTCCTCTTTCAAACGACTATCGATATAGCTTGACGCCGATCGTTTACTCATCAGCTCCGGCAAACAAACGGAATGCATGGAGCAGCTGTCGCAATGAGGACCCGTTTTTACTTTGGGTGTGTGCCTTCGATCGTAGTAACGACGCATTTCATCGATGGAGCTTCTCACCCGCTGACGGTCTGCTTCCGTCACCGTCACTTCGACACGCCGCTTGATCTCATCATAGAAAAAGAAGCCGACCGAAAGCTCACAGGCCAGCATCTCCTCCAAACAGATCAATTGAGTCACAAGCTGGGAAAAATCGGAATCGTTCTTTTTCGGCTTTCCCCGCTTGTACTCGACCGGGTAAGGCTTGTACCTTCCTTCTTCGCCTGCCAGAGTTATTCCGTCCTCTTCGAGCACAAACTCAACGACATCACAGATCCCGGTTATACCCAGCACTCTCGAATGAACCGGCATCGCCCGCACGACCAGCCGATCCCCTCTTTTCTCGCGGGTAAACGGCTGATCCGCCACGCGATGCACATGCTCCCCCTCGATCGTGCGCACATTGTCCACCCATTGCTGCTCAATATGAATCAGTGCCCATTGCCTGCGACAAAAGTTAAAATGCTGGATTCCCGAAAGAAGCAGATAATCTTCTTCCTTATATTCCGGCATATTCTTGCACATCCAGCCCTTCAAGCGGCAGCAAGGCAATTTCATAGTCTTCAACATCTCTAGGCAGCGTCACGCCGTCTTTCAAAGAAATCTGCAAGGAACGGTGCACCTTGGCCGAGGAATATTGACCCAGCTTGGAGTTATGCTCCCACCAATACACACGATGAATCTCCATGCTTCCGTCTGGACGCGCTGATGAAGCATCATTTTCAAACATCGTGACCAGCGCTTCACGGACTTTCAAAGCATCTTCATACGAAAAGCCCGTACGCTCCGCGAGCTGCACGTTAATGCTGCCTTTGAACACATAAACGCCAAAGTCGACGCGATGCTTCATGCCCATCGTGTCCGAGCCTCTTTTATCCGGATCGGAACCTGTCGTAAGATTGACGCTCTTCGTAATTTGCAAGCTGGTAATATCAATGGGCTCCAGGCTTACGGCCGTATGAATGGATACGGGACCGCGAACGCCGATTGAAACCGCATCATTGCCAGGGAAAGCAAACACCTGCCCAAAGCCGCGCACATCAAGCCAGCTTTCGCAGGCAGCCTTGGCAAAAAGCTCGCTATTTTTCTTTTTCCCTTTAATGAATTCCTGCACTTCGGCGTTGCCGTCGACTCGATCCTTGATGCTGCGAAACGAATCCGATCGCCGGTCATCCGATTGCACCAAAATCGCTTCCCCTAGATCCTGTAGACGGTTACGGATTTTCCGCTTCAGGCATACGTCTGAAATTTCTCCTTTGCCATCATAGTTTTGACGCGGCCGGTTGCCGTTAAGAGGGTCCCCGTTCGGATTGGCATTGTGTACAGACAAGACAACGGCAAAATCAATTTTCCGATCCAATGGTTTCATGCGATATCGCTCCTTAATCGGGTTTAGAGTTATTGGAGTGAACAGGTTATGAAGGAGATCCATTTAGACCTCTGTTGTTTCGCTTGTCTCGTCTTCGGTGTATGAATCCATTTTTTTATAGTTGTTCAACTCGTGTCGCTGGCTGTAGTATCCAAGCAGGTACTTTCCGTTTAATGGCTGGTCCGAAAAATCATTCGGATTCATTTTTGTACTGATATCACCGATCAGCTTTTTGTAATAGCCGGCTTTAGGACCAAGCTTGACCAGGTATGGCTGAATCGCCCCATGAATGACGGTCCAGGTTCGCATTGGACGCTGAGCGAAAACATTCATATACCGAATTGCATTGGTAGCCCGTTTCTCCTCCGATCCAAGCTGTCTTCTTTCCAGAACATCCGCCACGGCCAGCATCTGTCCAAACAAATAGCTTCGATCATCCATTTCCTTGTCCACAGCCACTTCGAGCTCCTCCTTGCGATAGGTTTTGTTCACAAGCGCACAAGCGATGCCAAGCGTCTTCTCCCACTCCCATGGTTCCATCGCGACCGGACTCGAGGCTCGGGCAATGACGCTGCGCACAATATCCATCGGTATCGGGGCCCCGTCAAGAATGCAGGGAAGCATGCGCTCAATCAACCCTTTTACAGCCTTGTCGCTCGCCCTAGGGCCATAAGCAGCAAAAGCAATGTCCCTCGTTGCCGGAGCTCCCATTAACAAAAGCGTCCTGCCGTTTTTGCGATAAGGCTGTAGCCAGCAGCAAGATAAATGCCATTCCTCGATTCGCTGCAGAAACTTCTCTTTCTCTACATCGCGGTAGTAGGTCATAGACATTCGCCCAGGGGTTGCCGCATCCAACACCATGATGATGACATCCGAATAGTAGTCGTCCTGGTCATGCCGATAACCGCTGATGGCGAGGCGGACTCGTTTGGCGTACACTGCATGTGTCTCATCCCCTGCATCCGCTTCCTCACGGTCTTCCTCATCGAGCAAATCGTCCGTATCCGCGAAAGGATCGGGCACTTCAAGGCTTTTCGTTCCCCATATGACAAAAACCTTGCCATCAATCGTGAACGATTGCCTTTCAATCAGCCACTTCAGGGCATTATGCGCTTTTTGGGATACCTCATAGCTAACGGCTGCGGCATTTCTGCTTGTCTCGAATCGGCCTCGATAAGTAAATCCAGAGCTGTCATTGGCTGAGATCAGCTTGGACTTGTCACCTGAATGGCGAATGCGGGAAGCATGCTTGTCGGCATATGGAAGCTGTTTTCCCGTTACATAACAGAGCTCCGTATCCAGCAGCTTTGTATTGTAGAAGTCAATAAAAGACTGTTGAACGTCCCGTCTGCGCCACAGCCGCGCTTCCGGCACTCCCGGCATCTCGACGGCAAACCGTACAAATGCGGCGTTCTGGCCGGATGCGATAACCTTAAAGATGTCTGGCTTCTCCACTCCATAAAATTCCGCCAGTTCCGGCGTCCACTTCTCGGCCAGTTGGCCATCTCCATCCAGCCATAACACCTTCGCCCTTATCAGGTCTTCCAGAAGGGTTCCTTTTTGCACGTACTGATACACGCTGCATAAAGTTGGTACAGAAAATGGAGACCCGCTCCATTCCTTCAATTGGTTGACGTAATCTTCATAAGGCGTATACTTGGCAATCGGTGGGCAGTAGCGGCTGTAGTCCCCTGCAACATACATAAGCTTGTCGTGAAGCGGGTAGGGAACAGGAGCGTTTGTACGGCTCGCGGACGCCTCCGTGCAAGGGATAATCGTACTCCCGCTCTCTTTATCCACGACTTTCGCTCTCAAAAAACACCCTTGATCGTCCAAATCGATTTCAATATGTGCAGTCTGTGTCGTATGGGAGAGCGGGAGAAGAGCGTATTCTCGATCGTAGCGATTTTTCTCGAATTGTCCGACATAATCGGCGTGATTGTCGTAGGTTTCGTTCAGCTTGGCCAGCCAGGTCATGCGTCAGCTTCCTCCCTCCGCAAACCATTCCTCGTAAAGCTTGTCCGCCGGCTCCATGTTGCCGGGGCCAAACGGCTTGATGCTTCCTCTGCCCGTCTGACGGGTGAGCGTACATTCTTCGGGACGTTTAAAATGGATAATTCCTCTTTGCATCTTTGCGCGCCATAAACGGGTTTCGAGCTCCTCGCGGCCAGTTTCGTCCGGGTAGCTGATACCGTGCACCATGACCCCAAAATCAAGCTCAGGCATGTCGTCGTAATATCCTTGCCCGGAGCCGAATTCACAAA encodes:
- the cas8c gene encoding type I-C CRISPR-associated protein Cas8c/Csd1 — protein: MTWLAKLNETYDNHADYVGQFEKNRYDREYALLPLSHTTQTAHIEIDLDDQGCFLRAKVVDKESGSTIIPCTEASASRTNAPVPYPLHDKLMYVAGDYSRYCPPIAKYTPYEDYVNQLKEWSGSPFSVPTLCSVYQYVQKGTLLEDLIRAKVLWLDGDGQLAEKWTPELAEFYGVEKPDIFKVIASGQNAAFVRFAVEMPGVPEARLWRRRDVQQSFIDFYNTKLLDTELCYVTGKQLPYADKHASRIRHSGDKSKLISANDSSGFTYRGRFETSRNAAAVSYEVSQKAHNALKWLIERQSFTIDGKVFVIWGTKSLEVPDPFADTDDLLDEEDREEADAGDETHAVYAKRVRLAISGYRHDQDDYYSDVIIMVLDAATPGRMSMTYYRDVEKEKFLQRIEEWHLSCCWLQPYRKNGRTLLLMGAPATRDIAFAAYGPRASDKAVKGLIERMLPCILDGAPIPMDIVRSVIARASSPVAMEPWEWEKTLGIACALVNKTYRKEELEVAVDKEMDDRSYLFGQMLAVADVLERRQLGSEEKRATNAIRYMNVFAQRPMRTWTVIHGAIQPYLVKLGPKAGYYKKLIGDISTKMNPNDFSDQPLNGKYLLGYYSQRHELNNYKKMDSYTEDETSETTEV
- the cas7c gene encoding type I-C CRISPR-associated protein Cas7/Csd2; protein product: MKPLDRKIDFAVVLSVHNANPNGDPLNGNRPRQNYDGKGEISDVCLKRKIRNRLQDLGEAILVQSDDRRSDSFRSIKDRVDGNAEVQEFIKGKKKNSELFAKAACESWLDVRGFGQVFAFPGNDAVSIGVRGPVSIHTAVSLEPIDITSLQITKSVNLTTGSDPDKRGSDTMGMKHRVDFGVYVFKGSINVQLAERTGFSYEDALKVREALVTMFENDASSARPDGSMEIHRVYWWEHNSKLGQYSSAKVHRSLQISLKDGVTLPRDVEDYEIALLPLEGLDVQEYAGI